In the Mycosarcoma maydis chromosome 6, whole genome shotgun sequence genome, one interval contains:
- a CDS encoding uncharacterized protein (related to SEN1 protein) — protein sequence MSSTSTQAGGHQPARTPPSSLPHNLEQLLDRVRLSQNDVSLFSDLLHAACTYLDSPDAKQSHIFCSIGRPCDFELESCMLRVFSFRNKAQIDRWRARVTSAIYSNCIECYKGFLSAKHQLRSVYLSSFPQDKLDAFFAYLDSVEEQIALDVLEKLKSTSEPVPLAKLSRAEIYALLTLVASPAATKLNAAVKAMWKSDQLSNLQELPAGLLTLCLDDSAIVRSYAARPMLFLKPLPPDMANLAIFADALRRVRVHYSEQSAQADWSLLSILLNAAPSLAAPLTPVILSHLHDRHDRFSDVLRAYATLLKIRGPDIWSPIDAASSPTSHKPDEYATVILSAILDNPFFTKPLFESPQSVANPRERGLFFGWMRPHLDTLQSHGGMLFSEAIKRIANFLFERMQHGHVPNECRTVAFTEAIDLVLHHSDQTNSRQVVDLYAAPISQIALADDAKSDQSTSRAARDLIIQAFERDANTIMQALLKLSSLSSSNSLKYKERLRAQREKKSLPPAESFYQELALQDYPMVEICSMLWKQVYTVTLTSTSKHGVSILLGALARIAVCMPPSLHTHTLKPPSTGTNLAYDAYVTRVRQSTASILSAFRAMRRPDFAERLADFGELVREDEVQQLCTADAYSLLLVNLCPDPDVYRPAQNLLRQAFSTAESRADCFRILFQINHASSFRALTDYLQRFIKVTGRFVEANELAKWMVRSFADIVNVLAGSTDGVLRPGTSWTLIEDRSTLQVVSLRAPTIWRLMCESVASIFRRTPSWSTLLPREEMVAWFRDVTIFASEMVDALAVFRNVVRRASEAPSKWAAKVAGDADTEGLEPAEDEMMVHALALPVECATSWLRMNDEDILRETQSFILKALDQFGVEYDLPAKSKKKMLDFIIEQMDIKDAAARHTLLSLDELADLKLRLDPNVGVIEISDEDDDTASAASDAKVVQSTSTVSAATPPATSLRRADGTTLAARPSSSATSSSRSKPPTDNSHWWAGVGNLSMLSSSQERRKNRLKQSKLSFAKVDPNDIIDVDNDNHSTTTPKKPITLDFTRPKAAPASPAAPSAPINAYRGAAARGVYPSSSALSTASRGGLPKTSTGKMAQLRQELGGASRSWKQQNNNARSSEARWGRNHEDDVTVKAPAAVSSVTGALINKMPRPTTEAAKAAAAAARKAGGNESDTTASSSSSSESSDEESEAKGLAALRAKVDRPRIPKVAQPQRRQIVIKEDHHLERARLERADAERKRILRSPPDFSALHRSILTWDYTHDANRPPALAGKDPEYRRIQPNFGNANDYGSVLGPLLLLECWAQFRQAKEEAETSNAPSIPFEVAGRSTVDAFVDVNVTISPDVLPPTEFFNDTEIVRLKERSPAISEKEPKIILAKVEAFKRHPQGHQLTLRCCLSQDRQGVSTALVNRSKWELKKLFSLTTLHREFAALMAAPYFDLFADIIRGRIAPKATLTSDQVKKAMQGYQVNEPQARAILGSLATEGFSLIQGPPGTGKTKTICALIGAFVSSRKGPTTSIQAGQNQGKLGATKKILLCAPSNAAIDEVAKRARAGIRLADGKVIHPKIVRMGRDDTMNVSVKDIALEYLIDQRLEGSGAFDNHRNGGTTADPSALHSEIHSLKMQREQKQIELSQARATGTPALVTQLEAEIRNLSAKRLGVMSKLDEAKDKQQSQHRQREADRRRARLEILGDADVICTTLSGAGHEMLSGVSFDFETVVIDEAAQAVELSTIIPLRYGCKQCIMVGDPNQLPPTVISQEAEKLGYSQSLFVRMFERSPQAVHLLSIQYRMHPEISVFPSKAFYDSKLQDGPNMAQLTRQPWHKFELTRPFKFLSIKAPESPGRMHSIINREEANVALALYERLRIDNPSENFDYRIGVVTMYKAQVFELKRTFQQRYGLDIVERIDFNTVDGFQGQEKDIIILSCVRSAAEPRSIGFLSDQRRLNVAVTRAKSNLFIIGNAEHLRRGDPIWDRLVTTAEQQGAVQPITVALLQKGDRTMAKNHAAIEHKRPPSATAAAGAATQPKPARTPGPPPAGSPSMAPPAPKASTPFAHPPLNPADNPLRGSVQSPSGVATGKGGGEEKKRKAIVVDDPKMAPKKPRVSDTNLGAGKTRIAVPTPSRHEAGGVVNGRAHANAKIGGLRPPQIGGSANDLPTGKLRVAQHSSPQEVSTSHPRKPVTVAGTSPRERVPVGVSNRNATANGSPRGLAALPRRPASPPKPSNAALNALFVKKRK from the coding sequence ATGAGTTCCACCTCCACACAAGCTGGCGGCCACCAACCGGCTCGCACCCCGCCGTCGTCACTTCCTCACAATCTTGAGCAACTGCTCGATCGCGTGCGCCTCAGTCAGAATGACGTCAGTCTCTTCTCCGACTTGCTTCACGCTGCTTGCACCTACCTCGACTCTCCCGATGCAAAACAGTCTCACATCTTTTGCTCCATCGGCCGACCTTGCGACTTTGAGCTGGAAAGTTGCATGCTCCGTGTCTTCAGTTTCCGCAACAAGGCCCAAATCGATCGTTGGAGGGCACGCGTAACCTCGGCCATCTACTCCAACTGTATCGAATGCTACAAGGGGTTTCTCAGCGCAAAGCATCAACTCCGTTCCGTCTATCTCTCGTCCTTCCCCCaagacaagctcgatgcctTCTTCGCCTACTTGGACTCGGTCGAAGAGCAGATCGCCCTCGACGTCCTCGAAAAGCTCAAATCCACCTCTGAGCCTGTCCCTCTCGCCAAGCTCTCACGCGCCGAGATTTACGCTCTTCTCACCTTGGTCGCCTCACCTGCAGCCACCAAGCTCAATGCCGCTGTCAAAGCCATGTGGAAGAGCGACCAGCTCTCCAACCTTCAGGAGTTGCCTGCTGGTCTGCTCACCCTCTGCCTCGACGATAGCGCCATTGTCCGCTCCTATGCCGCCAGGCCCATGCTCTTCCTCAAACCGCTTCCACCAGACATGGCCAAcctcgccatctttgcagACGCCCTCCGTCGCGTTCGAGTCCATTATTCCGAACAATCCGCCCAAGCCGATTGGTCCCTCCTCTCCATTTTGCTCAACGCTGCTCCGTCTCTCGCTGCTCCACTCACCCCTGTCATTCTCAGCCACCTACACGACCGACATGACCGTTTCAGTGATGTCCTCCGTGCATATGCTACACTCTTGAAAATCCGCGGTCCTGACATCTGGTCCCCTATCGACGCTGCGTCCTCACCAACCTCACACAAGCCCGATGAATATGCCACCGTCATCCTTTCCGCAATTCTCGACAATCCCTTTTTCACAAAGCCTCTCTTCGAATCGCCACAATCCGTCGCCAACCCGCGTGAAAGGGGTCTCTTTTTCGGTTGGATGCGACCGCACCTCGATACGCTCCAATCACATGGCGGAATGCTCTTCAGCGAAGCCATCAAACGCATAGCCAATTTTTTGTTCGAACGCATGCAACACGGTCACGTCCCCAACGAGTGTCGCACTGTGGCATTTACCGAGGCCATCGACCTTGTCCTCCATCACTCTGACCAAACCAACAGCAGGCAAGTCGTCGATCTTTATGCCGCTCCCATTTCGCAGATTGCTCTCGCAGACGATGCCAAATCGGATCAATCCACAAGTCGTGCAGCCCGCGACCTCATCATTCAAGCTTTCGAACGAGATGCAAACACAATCATGCAGGCGCTCCTCAAGCTTTCGTCGCTctccagcagcaacagcctcAAATACAAGGAGCGCCTTCGCGCTCAGCGAGAAAAAAAGTCGCTCCCACCCGCCGAATCTTTCTATCAGGAGCTTGCGCTTCAAGATTACCCCATGGTCGAGATCTGCAGCATGCTCTGGAAGCAAGTCTACACCGTCACACTCACATCCACCTCCAAGCACGGCGTCAGCATCCTCTTGGGCGCGCTAGCACGCATCGCCGTTTGCATGCCACCCTCCTTGCACACCCACACCCTCAAGCCGCCTTCTACGGGCACCAATCTCGCCTACGATGCCTATGTCACGCGCGTAAGGCAGTCAACAGCATCTATTCTCAGTGCCTTCCGCGCCATGCGACGCCCCGATTTTGCCGAGCGTCTCGCCGATtttggcgagcttgtccgcgaagacgaggtgcagcagctttgcacTGCCGATGCCTATAGCCTGCTTCTCGTCAATCTGTGTCCCGATCCAGACGTCTATCGTCCAGCTCAGAACCTGCTTCGCCAAGCCTTCAGCACTGCTGAAAGTCGTGCAGACTGCTTCCGTATCTTGTTCCAGATCAATCACGCTTCGTCTTTTCGTGCCCTCACCGACTATCTTCAGCGCTTTATCAAGGTCACCGGCCGCTTCGTCGAGGCCAATGAACTCGCAAAATGGATGGTTCGAAGCTTTGCCGATATCGTCAACGTGCTCGCCGGCAGCACCGATGGTGTCTTGCGACCTGGAACGTCGTGGACGCTTATCGAGGATCGTTCGACGCTCCAAGTCGTGTCCCTCAGAGCTCCGACCATCTGGCGCCTCATGTGCGAGAGTGTAGCGTCTATCTTCCGACGCACTCCCTCATGGTCCACACTGCTGCCCCGTGAAGAGATGGTCGCTTGGTTCCGAGACGTGACCATCTTTGCCTCGGAGATGGtcgacgctctcgctgTCTTTCGCAACGTCGTGCGCCGCGCTTCTGAGGCTCCTTCAAAATGGGCGGCCAAGGTCGCTGGCGATGCCGACACCGAAGGCCTGGAGCccgccgaggacgagatgatggtgcaTGCTCTGGCCTTGCCCGTCGAGTGCGCCACCAGTTGGCTCCGTATGAACGACGAGGACATCCTTCGCGAGACCCAGTCCTTTATCCTCAAGGCGCTTGACCAGTTCGGCGTCGAGTACGACTTGCCCGCTAAATCCAAGAAAAAGATGCTCGACTTTATCATCGAGCAGATGGATATCAAGGACGCAGCCGCACGACACACTCTGCTTTcactcgacgagctcgcaGATCTCAAGCTACGCCTTGATCCCAACGTCGGTGTCATTGAGATCAgtgacgaagacgacgacacTGCCAGCGCTGCTTCGGACGCCAAGGTGGTCCAGTCTACCTCCACTGTATCTGCCGCTACCCCACCAGCTACGTCTCTGAGGCGCGCAGACGGTACTACTCTGGCTGCTAGgccatcctcttccgccacatcatcatcacgaTCGAAGCCACCAACAGATAATTCACACTGGTGGGCTGGCGTTGGCAACCTCTCCATGCTCTCCAGCAGCCAAGAGCGACGCAAAAATAGGCTCAAACAGTCGAAACTCAGCTTTGCAAAGGTCGACCCCAACGACATCATCGATGTTGACAATGACAACCACTCTACGACGACGCCCAAGAAGCCCATCACGCTCGACTTTACGCGTCCAAAAGCCGCGCCTGCGTCCCCCGCTGCTCCTTCTGCACCCATCAATGCGTATCGTGGCGCTGCGGCACGAGGCGTCTACCCATCTTCCAGCGCACTATCGACAGCATCACGCGGCGGTCTTCCAAAGACGAGCACCGGCAAGATGGCCCAGCTGCGCCAAGAGCTGGGCGGCGCAAGTCGCTCATGGAAGCAGCAAAACAACAATGCGCGATCGAGCGAAGCGCGCTGGGGTCGCAATCATGAAGACGACGTCACCGTCAAGGCACCTGCTGCCGTCAGCTCCGTCACAGGGGCACTCATCAACAAAATGCCACGCCCAACCACCGAAGCggccaaagcagcagcagcagcagcaagaaaaGCCGGAGGAAACGAGAGCGATACCACagcctcgtcttcgtcttcgtccgagtcgagtgACGAGGAAAGCGAGGCCAAAGGCCTGGCTGCGCTTCGCGCCAAGGTTGACAGGCCCCGGATTCCAAAGGTGGCGCAGCCACAGCGACGTCAGATCGTAATCAAGGAGGATCACCACCTGGAGCGCGCTCGTCTTGAACgtgccgatgccgagcgcAAACGCATCCTGCGCAGCCCGCCCGACTTTTCCGCTTTGCATCGAAGCATCTTGACCTGGGACTACACCCATGACGCCAATCGCCCTCCGGCGCTGGCCGGCAAAGACCCCGAGTATCGACGCATCCAACCTAATTTTGGCAACGCCAACGACTATGGCTCCGTCCTCGGTCCgctcctcttgctcgagtGCTGGGCCCAATTCCGGCAAGCCAAGGAGGAAGCCGAGACGTCCAACGCACCTAGCATTCCATTTGAAGTAGCAGGACGATCCACGGTTGATGCcttcgtcgacgtcaaTGTCACTATCTCGCCAGATGTGCTGCCACCCACTGAGTTCTTCAACGACACCGAGATTGTTCGCCTCAAGGAGAGGTCACCTGCTATCTCGGAAAAAGAGCCAAAGATCATCCTGGCCAAAGTCGAAGCGTTCAAACGTCACCCACAAGGCCATCAATTGACGCTGCGATGCTGTCTCTCTCAAGATCGCCAAGGGGTGAGCACGGCGCTGGTCAATCGCTCCAAGTGGGAACTCAAGAAACTCTTCTCGTTGACAACCCTACACCGCGAGTTTGCTGCTCTCATGGCCGCGCCTTACTTTGACTTGTTCGCCGACATTATTCGCGGGCGTATTGCTCCCAAAGCGACACTTACCAGCGATCAAGTCAAAAAGGCAATGCAAGGTTACCAGGTCAATGAGCCACAGGCCCGCGCTATCTTAGGTTCTTTGGCCACCGAAGGCTTTTCGCTCATCCAAGGTCCTCCAGGTACCGGCAAAACTAAGACTATCTGCGCCTTGATCGGTGCCTTTGTCTCGAGTCGAAAAGGTCCAACCACATCGATACAAGCCGGGCAGAATCaaggcaagctcggcgCCACCAAGAAGATCTTGCTTTGCGCACCGAGTAACGCTGCCATTGATGAAGTCGCCAAGAGAGCTAGAGCTGGCATCCGTCTAGCCGATGGCAAAGTCATACATCCCAAGATCGTACGTATGGGCAGAGACGACACCATGAATGTGAGCGTCAAGGATATCGCGCTCGAGTATCTGATCGATCAAAGACTGGAGGGTAGCGGCGCTTTCGACAACCATCGCAACGGAGGCACTACGGCTGATCCAAGTGCGCTACACTCTGAGATCCACAGCCTCAAGATGCAAcgagagcagaagcagatcgagctctCGCAGGCGCGAGCGACTGGCACCCCGGCTCTGGTGACGCAATTGGAAGCCGAGATCCGAAACTTGTCAGCCAAGAGACTCGGAGTCAtgtccaagctcgacgaagcaaAGGATAAGCAGCAGAGtcagcatcgacaacgAGAGGCAGACCGTAGACGTGCGAGATTAGAGATTCTTGGCGACGCCGACGTAATCTGCACCACTCTCTCGGGCGCGGGTCACGAGATGCTGAGCGGCGTTTCGTTTGACTTTGAGACGGTGGTCATTGACGAAGCCGCACAGGCGGTCGAATTGAGCACCATTATTCCGCTTCGATACGGTTGCAAGCAATGCATCATGGTTGGTGACCCCAATCAGCTGCCACCCACCGTAATCTCGCAAGAGGCCGAGAAGCTTGGCTACTCACAGTCGCTCTTTGTCAGGATGTTCGAGCGGTCTCCTCAGGCGGTGCACCTCCTCAGCATCCAGTACCGAATGCACCCAGAGATCTCGGTTTTCCCGTCGAAAGCCTTTTACGACTCGAAACTGCAGGACGGACCGAACATGGCACAGCTGACACGTCAGCCGTGGCACAAGTTCGAACTAACTCGGCCGTTCAAGTTCCTCTCGATCAAGGCACCAGAGTCGCCGGGCCGGATGCATTCCATCATCAACAGAGAAGAGGCCAACGTGGCGTTGGCTCTCTACGAACGATTGCGGATCGACAACCCGAGCGAGAACTTCGATTATCGAATCGGCGTGGTGACCATGTACAAGGCTCAAGTTTTTGAGCTGAAGCGCACCTTCCAGCAGCGTTATGGTCTCGACATTGTGGAACGGATCGACTTCAACACGGTCGATGGCTTCCAGGGACAAGAGAAGGACATTATTATTCTCAGCTGTGTCCGATCTGCTGCAGAGCCTCGGAGCATCGGTTTCTTGAGCGATCAACGACGTCTCAACGTAGCTGTGACTCGTGCCAAGAGCAACTTGTTCATCATTGGTAACGCCGAGCACCTTCGTCGAGGCGATCCGATCTGGGATAGGCTGGTCACCACTGCCGAGCAACAGGGCGCAGTGCAGCCCATCACGGTAGCGCTGTTGCAGAAAGGTGACCGCACTATGGCCAAGAACCACGCTGCAATCGAGCACAAGCGACCTCCAAGtgccactgctgctgcaggcgcTGCCACTCAGCCCAAACCTGCACGAACTCCAGGCCCACCACCTGCCGGATCACCATCTATGGCACCGCCTGCGCCAAAAGCTTCGACACCGTTCGCACATCCGCCCTTAAACCCGGCCGATAATCCGCTACGTGGATCGGTGCAAAGTCCTAGCGGTGTAGCAACGGGCAAAGGCGGAGGAGAGGAAAAGAAGCGTAAAGCCATCGTCGTAGATGATCCCAAGATGGCGCCGAAGAAGCCCCGCGTATCTGATACAAACCTGGGCGCAGGCAAAACGCGGATCGCCGTTCCGACGCCTTCCAGACATGAGGCGGGCGGCGTTGTCAATGGACGAGCGCACGCAAATGCAAAGATAGGAGGGCTGCGGCCTCCTCAAATCGGTGGCTCAGCGAACGATCTTCCAACAGGAAAGCTTCGCGTTGCTCAGCATTCAAGTCCGCAAGAGGTATCGACGAGTCATCCAAGAAAGCCAGTGACTGTAGCAGGTACAAGTCCCAGAGAGCGTGTTCCCGTAGGTGTGTCAAACAGGAATGCAACAGCCAACGGTAGTCCACGAGGACTGGCAGCTCTGCCTCGAAGGCCAGCCAGTCCACCCAAGCCGTCAAACGCTGCACTCAACGCGCTGTTtgtcaagaagcgcaaatAG